TCCGGTCGTGCACCCGGCCGGCCCGGTCGGTGGCGTCCGTGGTCAGGATGGTCGTCGTGGCCAGCCAGGCCGCCGGGTTGTCCTCGGGCAGGCTCGCGTCCCGCCAGAACTCGTACAGCCCGGCCATCAGCATCAGCCCGCCGGTGGACAGGAAGTAGGGCTGCTTGTACGCCTTGCGGCCGTCGGCGGCGGGCACCGGGCGCCACTCGTAGTACCCGTCGGCCGGGATCACGCAGCGGCGCTTCGCGAAGGCCCGGCGGAACGAGGGCTTCTGGTCGACGGTCTCCGAGCGGGCGTTGATCAGCCGGGCCGCGCCCGACCGGTCCTTCGCCCAGGACGGCACCAACCCCCAGCGCAGCGTCCGCAGTTGGCGGACCACCTCGCCGGTCTCGGCGTCCACCCGCTCCAGCACGGCGGAGACCGGCTGGGTCGGGGCCACGTTCCAGTTCGGCGCCGGGGCCTCGGTCGGGTCCCAGCTCGCCACGTCGAGCAGGGGGACCAGGTCGGCGGGATCGGTGGTGGAGACGAAACGACCGCACATGCGTCCCACCCTGCCACCGAACCCCGACAACCGCACGCGTCGGCGCCGGGCGCCGGGCGCCGGGGGCGCCTCACGGGAGTACCTCAGGAGTAGAAGTTGCGCTCCCAGCGGTGCCCGGCCAGCACCTTCAGCTGCCGCTCGTCCAGCGGCACCCCGTCGGCCACCGCCGCGTTGCGCTCCACGTTGCGCACCGTGCGCATGCCGGGGATCACCGTCGACACGGCGGGCGCGCTGAGCACGAACCGCAGCGCCGTCTCGGCGAGCCGGTCCGGCTCGATGCCCAGGTCGGCGGTGATCGCCGCGATCCGCCGGGCCACCTGCGC
This is a stretch of genomic DNA from Kitasatospora fiedleri. It encodes these proteins:
- a CDS encoding SOS response-associated peptidase — translated: MCGRFVSTTDPADLVPLLDVASWDPTEAPAPNWNVAPTQPVSAVLERVDAETGEVVRQLRTLRWGLVPSWAKDRSGAARLINARSETVDQKPSFRRAFAKRRCVIPADGYYEWRPVPAADGRKAYKQPYFLSTGGLMLMAGLYEFWRDASLPEDNPAAWLATTTILTTDATDRAGRVHDRMPLIIDRDDLAGWLDPANTDPADLHDLLHRPADGDILVRAVPTAVNRVSANGPELLTGTPDPLGLSD